The following proteins are encoded in a genomic region of Pseudobdellovibrionaceae bacterium:
- a CDS encoding S8 family serine peptidase — translation MKAQAYILQIIIGLMGLSFNSLSYAQSVSSSAESTRYIVQVSDLVYTAIAESVFSPQAEFTIPFASSILNPFLKNKEVVDKIKAVSLSRIYNNIAPEYKDMISSMGANSQAFALGNSFTANPQVKLLPHLQILIVDSASFDKEAVSQFSGIELVQKDKYFYLYGDATNRKQNWMLDNTKLSQLLEVFANSNKNLSVNKKKTVSEIEKKYGNFWALEAIQARQAWSTYNNLGSNVRVMVADTGVDTNHPDLSEAFEKGKSFVIGTKSFADVEGHGTHVAGTVLGKSYGVAPKAKLLVGKICGNVNGGVSCSSSAILQALNWAIEEKVDVINLSLGSDIEKNKMFKPVYQKVVKSGSLVVAAAGNAGRYIKNKISYPAGYQEVISVGSVKAVEDHFEKSHFSQYSSRLDIVAPGEKIISTVPLSSFKEVLTLHVKNDKGEEKAIPMLSTLVMNSTKSSIAKSELVFSTAPYINGKFVLFSLDSSMTSPKIVLNKLQSLDRRGAAAVFFVGSFKLKQWVTNILAKEHFSFIYYLVPEQIGNKLHKIITNPQVTMSFSLQVKTNIKYYKMSGTSMASPHVAGILALAKSKKSGLDFKEARLLLKTSAKSVSSITNGVGAGLAQTSDLLSLMQ, via the coding sequence GTGAAAGCACAAGCATATATTTTACAAATAATTATTGGTTTAATGGGGTTATCCTTTAACTCTTTATCTTATGCACAAAGTGTTTCTTCTTCCGCCGAGTCGACTCGTTATATAGTACAAGTTTCTGATTTGGTATATACGGCTATTGCCGAAAGTGTTTTTTCTCCTCAAGCAGAATTTACCATTCCTTTTGCATCGTCTATTTTAAATCCTTTTTTAAAAAATAAAGAGGTTGTAGATAAAATCAAAGCCGTTTCTTTAAGTCGCATTTACAACAACATAGCCCCCGAGTATAAAGATATGATTTCTTCTATGGGAGCAAACAGTCAAGCCTTTGCCCTTGGCAATTCTTTTACAGCAAACCCACAGGTAAAGCTATTGCCACATTTGCAAATATTGATTGTTGATTCGGCATCTTTTGATAAAGAAGCTGTATCTCAATTTTCTGGAATAGAATTAGTACAAAAAGACAAATACTTTTATTTGTATGGTGATGCAACTAATAGAAAACAAAACTGGATGCTAGATAATACTAAGCTAAGTCAGTTATTAGAGGTATTTGCAAATAGTAATAAAAATTTAAGTGTAAATAAGAAAAAAACCGTATCAGAAATAGAAAAAAAGTACGGTAATTTTTGGGCCTTAGAAGCTATTCAAGCTCGCCAAGCTTGGAGCACTTATAATAATCTTGGGTCTAATGTTCGAGTGATGGTGGCAGATACTGGGGTGGACACCAATCATCCCGATTTATCAGAGGCTTTTGAAAAGGGAAAAAGTTTTGTTATTGGCACTAAATCTTTTGCAGATGTCGAGGGGCATGGCACTCATGTGGCAGGTACTGTTTTGGGTAAAAGTTATGGAGTGGCACCAAAAGCTAAATTACTTGTAGGAAAAATTTGTGGAAATGTAAATGGAGGAGTCAGTTGTTCTTCTAGTGCTATTTTGCAAGCTTTAAATTGGGCCATTGAGGAAAAAGTTGATGTAATTAATTTATCTTTAGGTAGCGATATAGAAAAAAATAAAATGTTTAAACCGGTTTACCAAAAAGTGGTTAAAAGTGGAAGTTTGGTAGTGGCGGCGGCTGGAAATGCGGGAAGGTATATTAAAAACAAAATTTCTTACCCTGCTGGTTATCAAGAGGTAATTTCTGTAGGTTCTGTAAAAGCAGTGGAAGATCACTTCGAAAAAAGTCATTTTTCGCAATATTCTAGTCGATTAGATATTGTTGCTCCAGGAGAAAAAATTATTTCTACAGTGCCGTTATCTAGTTTTAAAGAAGTATTAACTTTGCATGTTAAAAACGATAAAGGGGAAGAAAAGGCAATACCAATGTTATCGACTCTAGTAATGAATTCTACTAAATCTAGTATTGCAAAATCGGAATTAGTTTTTAGTACAGCCCCATACATAAATGGTAAATTTGTTTTATTTTCTTTAGATAGTAGTATGACAAGTCCAAAAATTGTACTAAACAAGCTACAGTCTTTAGACAGAAGAGGTGCAGCGGCGGTATTCTTTGTTGGATCTTTTAAACTAAAACAATGGGTGACTAACATTTTGGCCAAGGAACATTTTTCTTTTATCTATTATCTAGTTCCCGAACAGATAGGAAATAAATTACATAAGATTATTACCAATCCACAAGTAACTATGTCTTTTAGTCTGCAAGTGAAAACCAATATTAAATATTATAAGATGTCAGGAACTTCTATGGCTAGCCCCCATGTTGCTGGTATTTTAGCCTTAGCTAAATCTAAAAAATCGGGATTAGATTTTAAAGAGGCAAGGCTATTGTTAAAAACTAGTGCAAAATCTGTATCTTCAATTACTAATGGAGTTGGAGCTGGCTTAGCTCAAACTAGTGATTTACTAAGTTTAATGCAATAG
- a CDS encoding sulfatase-like hydrolase/transferase, with protein MKTFIKNFFSQGPLLVSGKIFLFTLVLSWLYRIVFFSVFADATIFHSISDLLYSLYLSLKLDIRLSILVIAPFFLLWPLFKKIKKKIYTIFWLGAYFIFYFFLLLVFIFDSINFDYLGSRLSFSSMRFFNDFKTSLQVGLDYYPVFSILIALIAVSVCVFFVLKRIFFPIKNSGIIKLNKLQYFCLYFIVSFMMALGIYGKIAPPPALRWSDVYFLKNNFLIKATLNPLLYFYDSSQWNSVAYDINAVKKIYPYLKKTLGIYKKTKSISFDRVIKATAQGKLDKNTNVVVIIMESLAKHKTSLMNPMNSTPYLKAIAKNGVYFNNFFTSTMGTARGVFSTVSSVPDPNFGRKGTASRNNNLPAQNSAFNALSDHKKFYFLGGSLNWAQMRGVLHKAIPDMTLFEEGSYKRPNTDVWGLSDLDLVIEANEVFKKQKKPFAAIIQFASFHSPFSIPKDKKSFQLVKKPLKVLKKNGFRHLAEYNSLRFSDYSLHYLMELAKKNKYFDNTVFVILGDHGLSIRGDMAYVPRYIKDFQLGYAMTPLIFYAPKKLKPKIYTKFALQVDVLPSVVAALGKSFVATGFGINLFNKSLSRKYIITQPGAGPEINLFYKDKILQYNIAAKKTAKTAFLNPYRLTAVSDFPYTDDLQERIKSLHEAMKYILLHNKKNNEKLRSL; from the coding sequence GTGAAAACTTTCATAAAAAATTTTTTTTCGCAAGGCCCTTTATTAGTGAGTGGAAAAATTTTTCTATTTACTTTAGTGCTAAGTTGGCTTTACCGCATTGTCTTTTTTTCTGTTTTTGCCGATGCCACTATTTTTCATTCCATATCCGACTTACTTTATAGTTTATATTTATCCTTAAAATTAGATATTCGTCTTTCTATATTAGTAATAGCTCCCTTTTTTTTACTGTGGCCTTTGTTTAAAAAAATAAAAAAGAAAATATATACAATATTTTGGTTGGGCGCTTATTTTATTTTTTATTTTTTCTTATTATTAGTATTTATTTTTGATTCTATAAATTTTGACTATCTAGGTAGTAGATTATCCTTTAGCAGCATGCGATTTTTTAATGATTTTAAAACTTCTTTACAGGTGGGTTTAGATTACTATCCTGTATTTTCCATACTTATTGCTTTAATAGCCGTTTCTGTATGCGTGTTTTTTGTATTAAAGCGCATTTTTTTTCCTATTAAAAATTCAGGGATTATAAAATTAAATAAGCTTCAGTATTTTTGTTTATATTTTATAGTTTCTTTTATGATGGCCTTAGGGATTTACGGAAAAATAGCTCCTCCTCCAGCACTTAGGTGGTCAGATGTTTATTTTTTAAAAAATAATTTTTTAATTAAAGCCACTTTAAACCCCTTGTTGTATTTTTATGATTCTAGCCAATGGAATAGTGTGGCTTATGACATAAACGCGGTAAAAAAAATATATCCATACTTAAAAAAAACTTTAGGCATTTATAAAAAAACAAAATCTATTTCTTTTGACCGAGTCATTAAGGCAACCGCTCAAGGCAAGTTAGATAAAAACACTAATGTGGTTGTAATTATTATGGAGTCTTTAGCTAAGCATAAAACCAGCTTAATGAACCCTATGAATTCTACTCCTTATTTAAAAGCCATTGCTAAAAACGGAGTGTATTTTAATAATTTTTTTACTTCTACTATGGGAACAGCGCGAGGGGTTTTTTCTACAGTTAGCTCTGTACCAGACCCTAATTTTGGAAGAAAAGGAACCGCTTCTAGAAATAATAATTTGCCTGCACAAAATTCGGCTTTTAATGCTTTAAGCGATCATAAAAAATTCTATTTTTTAGGAGGATCTTTAAATTGGGCACAAATGAGAGGGGTACTTCATAAAGCCATACCCGATATGACACTGTTTGAAGAGGGTAGCTATAAAAGACCAAATACAGATGTATGGGGTTTGTCTGATTTAGATTTAGTAATTGAGGCGAACGAAGTATTTAAAAAACAAAAAAAACCATTTGCGGCTATTATACAGTTTGCCAGTTTTCATAGTCCATTTAGTATTCCAAAAGATAAAAAATCTTTTCAATTAGTGAAAAAGCCTTTAAAAGTTTTAAAAAAAAATGGCTTTCGTCATTTAGCAGAATATAATTCTTTACGATTTTCCGATTATAGTTTGCATTACTTGATGGAACTTGCGAAAAAAAATAAATATTTTGATAACACAGTATTTGTTATTTTGGGAGATCATGGGCTTTCTATTAGAGGAGACATGGCCTATGTGCCTCGGTATATTAAAGATTTTCAGTTAGGTTATGCCATGACTCCTTTAATTTTTTATGCTCCTAAAAAACTAAAGCCAAAAATATACACCAAGTTTGCTTTGCAAGTGGATGTTTTACCTTCGGTAGTTGCCGCTTTAGGAAAAAGTTTTGTTGCAACAGGGTTTGGAATAAATTTATTTAATAAGTCATTATCAAGAAAATATATAATCACTCAGCCAGGGGCCGGACCAGAAATAAATCTTTTTTATAAAGATAAAATATTACAATACAATATTGCGGCAAAAAAAACAGCGAAAACGGCTTTTTTAAATCCATACCGATTAACAGCAGTAAGTGATTTTCCTTATACTGATGATTTACAAGAGAGAATTAAATCTTTGCATGAAGCTATGAAGTATATTTTGCTTCATAATAAAAAAAATAATGAAAAATTAAGGTCGTTATGA